One window of Microcoleus vaginatus PCC 9802 genomic DNA carries:
- a CDS encoding anti-sigma regulatory factor: protein MNPLIVPGKLDSLSQIAQYVLAAAAEAELEKKASYGLRLAVDEIATNIIIHGYEESGSEGNLELCTELSDRNLTIVIEDTAVTYDPIEQALPSDLDKNLHEKSIGGLGVYLAIQGVDKFSYERVENRNRNIFTVERKGNR from the coding sequence ATGAACCCGTTAATCGTGCCTGGAAAACTAGATTCTTTAAGTCAGATAGCTCAGTATGTCCTCGCGGCAGCAGCGGAGGCTGAGCTGGAAAAAAAAGCATCTTACGGGCTGCGCCTAGCAGTCGATGAAATTGCCACCAATATCATCATTCACGGTTATGAAGAATCGGGCAGTGAGGGGAATTTGGAGTTATGCACCGAACTCAGCGATCGAAATTTGACAATTGTTATTGAGGATACAGCAGTCACTTACGATCCCATCGAGCAAGCGCTACCTAGTGATTTGGATAAAAACTTGCACGAAAAAAGTATTGGAGGGCTAGGAGTTTATCTGGCTATTCAAGGCGTTGATAAATTTTCTTACGAGCGGGTAGAAAATCGCAATCGCAATATATTTACGGTCGAGCGGAAAGGTAATAGATAG